From the genome of Brassica oleracea var. oleracea cultivar TO1000 chromosome C4, BOL, whole genome shotgun sequence:
AAAATGCTTGCTGGAAAGCAGATGGCATGTATGGGTAGCCTTGAGGCATCAAAGGGTAACTGATCATGTTGGCAAAGTGAGTTAGAGGCACAGTATGCTGAGAATATGGATGCATTGGAAGCTGTTGAGGTCCTTGTGGAAGAGCTGGTCCAGTAGCAATATTGGCACCGGGTATGTTCTGCTGCTGGCTTGGCTGCGTTGTTTGAATACCACCACCATCTCTGAGCGTCTGCGTGTGAGAAAATATAATCAAATCACTGTAAATCGAACAATACCCTAAATAATATCGATGGACTTAGACCACACAGTGATACATGAAAGACGATTTGCAACTTGATTAAAAAAAAGCGTTTCAGTCTACAGGAAAGGGGATCACCTCTGGCATAGAAATGCTTTGGTCATTTAGTGAGTAATCGTTGCTTCTTGATGGCATAGACTGTCCCCCTGGGAAAGTTGAGTACTGAAGCTCAAGCTCCCTCGCACTTTGTGCTGTTTGTCCCAACAGTGTGTTTGGAGCAGCGTTTGAATACCCTTGCTGAAAACAATGATGTCAACAAAGAATTAGAAGGATATCATTAGCATCAAACAAAACTATCTTTTGGATGAGTTGAACAGCAATCCATATTAATATATCTTCAAAATATATACGCTGTGAAAGCTTGTGCACTTGGTCGTAGTTTATATGTATCTTACCATCACATCTGTTAACGAAGCAATCTGATTCTGCATGCTTGTCTGCGAGGCATCAAATGCAGTATTCGTCTGCTGCTTGGCATTTTCATATGCATACTCTTGATCAGATTGAGCAAACGAGTACTGGTTCTGCGGATGAGCAGTTTCGGGGTTTTCTGGCAACAAAACCTCTTGCTGAGATTCTGCAGAATCATCATAATTTTCTGCAGTAGACGCATGGACCATATTTCCATGGGACGTGCTTCCTAGTTGTTCATCTCCATAGAACTCGTTATTTCTGTGGAGAAGAGACGATCAACAAATGGTGAGTACATATGAAAAGAGCCCAGAAACTACTTAGAAAAGGAAAATCAGTAGTAAGGGGATACCTAGCATCAGCACGTTCAATCTGTGGGGCTACGTCAGATGCTTCTTCTAAGTTGTTGTTCAAAGGTCTCGATCCAAAGCTTCCAAAGCTTAACTGTGAGCACTCTTCTGAATAGATTAGCAGATGGTCTGGAATTAAGACAGCAGGTCTATTCTCCTCATGAGAGGAGTATTTATCATGGTTCTCTATGCTTAATTCTTGAAGGTTGGCAGCAACAGACGAGACATTATCTTCATCTGCAAAAGAATATTGACACGCGGTGTTAGACAACATCAAGAGCAAAAAAAAAGATTCAAGTCTAACATGCTGCAGATTTCCCGAAAATGTTTGTTTCTATATTTCTAGAACTTCAGAAAATGAGCATCATTCTCCCACCAAAAGTAAGAGAATGAACACAGAAGCGAAAAAATAAAGTTAAGCATAAACCAATACAGGAGATGCTTCATTAGTCTACCTGACTTTCAAATTAGAAACCAAAAGACTTTACACAAGCTTTTTTAAATTCCTCCAGCAGCTAATATGATCAAGTTGCAGAGACACAGTGATTCATGTCACAGTATCAGTGAGGTGTGTGAAATTTCATCAAAAGAAAATTCAATCAAGCATCTGCCAAATTATGTGCCATTATGATCTAAATAGTGTGGAACAACTCCACCAGCGACAGTGTTGTCAATAAAGCATACATCAATTATTTTCTAAACATGTTGGAAACGCTTATACAAAGTAAAATTCGTACCTTTCTGGTGCTCAACAGGATGGCTCTGCGTTTGGGGTTCGTATGGAGTATCATCAAACTCAGATGTCACTTCAGATTCATCATCTTCTGGAACAACGACAGTGTCAGCCTGTACATGATCTCTTCCAAGATTTCCAAAGGGACCATTTTCTGCTAAATGTGCATCTTCCAAGTGGCCCTTAAGTTGTTGATCCCCTCCGCTGGATTGGAAATCAGCTGGACCATTACATATCACTGGCTCAGTCGGTGCCGCCGACACAGAAGAGGTGCTGGTAGCCATTGGCTTCTCAATTGAGGGCCATTGATCTTTTACAGTTTCATGCTCCTGATTTACCGCAGTAACAATTTTCTGAGAGTTGGTTGTCTTGGTATGAGGTCTACCCATCTTCACAATGTCAGCCATAGACCTCTGACCTGCAGCTCCAAACCATGCAGGTTGCTGTACCGAAACAGGCTGTGATGATGATATTCCACCACCCGAGCTAACAGTTGACGTTTTACTGTCCACGGCAACAGAATCACTGCATAATATATACAACATACATGAGAAACCTGCGACTCAAATGTAGAGATGAAAAAAAACTATAATTCCTGACACCTCTCAAGTTTCAACAGATGTAAAAACATTGTACCATGACGACAACTACATAGAAACTATATATCCAAGTACATAACACGTTTTCTATGTTATAAATTTCATTGTTTCTAGTAAATCAGACAAGAATTGTACATGGAAGATTGCATAGCATCAGCATACAACTTTCAACATCAAGAAAGAAAACTATTCCATCCTGATGGAACAATAACATATTCTGTTCTTCTAGCACACAGCCATAGGCCACCTAAATACTTCAAGCCATTTACATCTGAAACCAATTAAAGCTCTGTTCATAAGTGTAGACACTTTTGTATGAAAAACTTAACAATTAAAGGACTGGTCATCAAACCACTCTAAAACATAACCAACATATGGACTGTCAGAAAGCCTACTAACTAAATCCTACCAATTGAATCATTGCAATATGGGTTGATATCCATTATCAGTTGTTCATCTTAGAAACTAATAACAGAATGAAAACCAGTTTATAGACTTTGCTCTCTTCGTTTAAACCAGTCTATTATCCTATGTTCTCTATTTGCACATCTTGTGTCGCGGTTTCTTCCAGTTAGAGAAGGTCTTGTTTTTTCATTACGCTAATTGCAACACGGAGCTATTCATACAAGAAAGATGAAGTGAGCACTGAAGGGAAAACCTGTGTGGTATCTGCTGGTGGCTCGATACTCCAGACGTAGAAGAAAAAGAACCTCCATACGCCTGCTTCTCACTCTCTCTCTTGTTCGTTGTTTTTCCCTGGAAACTTCCCGACTCTGAACCAAAAAAAAATATTCATGTGAATACGGATTCAAAGAAGTTATCCAACCTAGTATCCTAAAGCCAAAAAGAAGTGTATATACCAGTAGAGTTGAAGGAGGAAGCTCCAGTTCGTCGAGGTCCAGCATAACGATCAGAACCACCTCTAGTCCCACGGTTGTAATTGTTACTATAGCCTCGTGGTCGTGAATCCTGTATATCCCTAACCTGAACAGTAAATAATTAAATTAGAACAACATGAATTAAAGACAAACCGAAACCAAAACAACATCTAGGATCAAGTATCATATGAGAAAAGTTAAAAATACAGAAAGGCACTGTAATTAATCATAGGAAACACATAAAGTGAGAGACTTAAGTAAACAATCTGAACATAGTTTGTGTTAAGGAGATGACATCAATCCAAAGTGTAGAAAAAAAAGGACTTCAAAAGCAGACAAGAACATAAGATCTTACCTCTTTCTTCTTATCCTTTTTGCTCTTGACCTCGTGAAAAGGATCTGAACAATTCAAGAAACAAGAATCAGTATCATGAAAAAGATTATTAGCTACCTCTAATGGCATCCTCTAAGCTCAAGGAGAAGGGCAAAAATGCTGAAAGGTCGATACTTTCGAATGTCTAATCTATGTTAGGAAAAAAAAGGAGAGACCTTGGGAGAGGAGGCGATTGACGGCTTCGTTAGGATCCATGTTACAGTCTTTGAGGACGGCGTAGATCTCCGCCTCGGGGCAGTTCACAATCTCTTTCAAGCTCTGTACCATCTTCCTCGACCCAGACGGGATGTCTGAAACCCCGTTATAGCTTTTCTTTCCTCCGCCACCACCACCGATGATCTTTACGCCGCTCATCTTCTCCGTCGTTAGCTCTCTCTTTCTCTCTCTCGTTGAATCAGATCTGAACAAAACAGACTCGCGAAGTAACGAAGAAGAAGAGGAAGCAGCAAAGGAGGAGTTTTTATATCTGTCCAAAAAGAAACCCTCTCTCTTCTCTCTCTCTCTCTCCTCTATGATTCTTTTTTACTCTTTTTTTTTTTGGGTTACTAGACCATCATTAATTAGAGTTATCCACTCGAATAATCAAAATCCAAATGTTTATCCACTATAGTCTTGAAATCACATATAGTTTTTTTTCCTTTATTTAGCATATTTTTTTTCTTATGTGTCACAACAGAAATAGCTGATTATATTTTGAGATTTTTTACTAAAAAATGTTTGTTTAATTTTGTTTTCTATTAAAAATCTTAATATTATATTCCATATATATAAAAATGCAAATCTATAACTCTAAGATTACTCTAATATATTCATATATAATTAGCATTTCGTTTTGTTCTTAATTTAGCATAAAGTTTTTTTTCCTGTGTAACTAATTAATTACAAAAGTGTATTGTAATTTGGAGGATTTTTTAATTTAAGTTTGAATTTTAAGTATTAAAAATCTTCATATTTAATTCCATAAATATGAACAAATATATAAATCTAAGTTTGCTCTAGTCTCTATTCATATAAAGTTTTCAGTAACAAAGCAATTGCAGTTTCTTTGGGGGATGAATATTACATATACTCAATATTTATTACCATATCCAATATTTCAAATAGTTTAATGTTACCTTTTCATTAATATTTATCTAGAAGGCACATTACTATATACGCTGTTAAACAAACCTCACTGCTAAAGTAAGAAGATGGGCCTTATCAGCAACTAAGAACACAAATTCGACAAAGGCCCATGTTAAAATGTAACGTCGCTGTGTTTGTCTTTGTGAAACCCTAGACTTGAGTAGTTTTGTGTGACCTGGCTATATATATATAACGGCGAGAATTGTCTTCAAAACCAATCAACACTCGTCGTC
Proteins encoded in this window:
- the LOC106342092 gene encoding RNA polymerase II degradation factor 1-like, which codes for MSGVKIIGGGGGGKKSYNGVSDIPSGSRKMVQSLKEIVNCPEAEIYAVLKDCNMDPNEAVNRLLSQDPFHEVKSKKDKKKEVRDIQDSRPRGYSNNYNRGTRGGSDRYAGPRRTGASSFNSTESGSFQGKTTNKRESEKQAYGGSFSSTSGVSSHQQIPHSDSVAVDSKTSTVSSGGGISSSQPVSVQQPAWFGAAGQRSMADIVKMGRPHTKTTNSQKIVTAVNQEHETVKDQWPSIEKPMATSTSSVSAAPTEPVICNGPADFQSSGGDQQLKGHLEDAHLAENGPFGNLGRDHVQADTVVVPEDDESEVTSEFDDTPYEPQTQSHPVEHQKDEDNVSSVAANLQELSIENHDKYSSHEENRPAVLIPDHLLIYSEECSQLSFGSFGSRPLNNNLEEASDVAPQIERADARNNEFYGDEQLGSTSHGNMVHASTAENYDDSAESQQEVLLPENPETAHPQNQYSFAQSDQEYAYENAKQQTNTAFDASQTSMQNQIASLTDVMQGYSNAAPNTLLGQTAQSARELELQYSTFPGGQSMPSRSNDYSLNDQSISMPETLRDGGGIQTTQPSQQQNIPGANIATGPALPQGPQQLPMHPYSQHTVPLTHFANMISYPLMPQGYPYMPSAFQQAFSGNSSYHQSPAALLPQYKNNISPSSLPQSAPISSPYGFGNSSNVGAGNFSLNQQQQQQQQAAPTGATLSYEDVMSLQYKQNSHLLSLQQQQQQQQQQNENSPVWLHGPGSQTMSGVQSNAYYNLQAQQQAQQLRQAQQQAQQQYGSLGYPNYYQSQTGMSMEHQQRNPREGGSQGQPSKQTPQQHLWQNSY